In Quercus lobata isolate SW786 chromosome 12, ValleyOak3.0 Primary Assembly, whole genome shotgun sequence, a genomic segment contains:
- the LOC115970086 gene encoding auxin-responsive protein IAA20-like — MGRATSSSSSSIDSNNHQSLSSSSSLSQLKRDLSTDLRLGLSISASQHNSSSTPRVQTLDYPPIQSLVAEGNECNDHATFFVKVYMEGIPIGRKLDLLAHDGYDDLIRTLDYMFNTNILWGAEVDTMHPEKCHVLTYEDEEGDLMMVGDVPWEMFLSTVKRLKITRAGPC, encoded by the exons ATGGGCAGAGCTActagttcttcttcttcttcaattgatAGTAACAACCATCAATCTCTCTCTAGTTCCTCCTCTCTTTCTCAGCTAAAGAGAGATCTTAGCACAGATCTTAGGCTTGGACTTAGCATTTCAGCCTCTCAACACAATAGCTCTTCAACTCCAAG GGTGCAAACATTGGATTATCCACCAATTCAGTCACTTGTGGCAGAAGGAAACGAGTGCAATGATCATGCCACCTTCTTTGTTAAGGTTTACATGGAGGGCATTCCAATTGGGAGAAAGCTGGACTTACTAGCCCACGATGGTTATGATGACTTAATAAGGACTCTTGACTACATGTTCAACACCAACATTCTCT GGGGAGCTGAAGTGGATACAATGCATCCTGAGAAATGTCATGTATTAACATATGAAGATGAGGAAGGGGATTTGATGATGGTTGGAGATGTGCCTTGGGA GATGTTCTTGTCCACTGTGAAGAGATTGAAGATTACAAGGGCAGGCCCTTGCTGA
- the LOC115971448 gene encoding protoporphyrinogen oxidase 1, chloroplastic, whose amino-acid sequence MNTLTDLPAQSLLLRPRLPYTSPSSLFRTLPLARRSPTARIRCSIAEDSSATAISPPHAAAAEHSSPSNVDCVVVGGGISGLCIAQALATKHSDVVPNVIVTEARDRVGGNIITVERDGYLWEEGPNSFQPSDAMLTMMVDSGLKDDLVLGDPNSPRFVLWSGKLRPVPSKPADLPFFDLMSIGGKLRAGFGALGIRPPPPGREESVEEFVRRNLGDEVFERLIEPFCSGVYAGDPSKLSMKAAFGKVWNLEQNGGSIIGGTFKAIQERNKVPKPPRDPNLPKPKGQTVGSLRKGLAMLPNAISTRLGGKVKLSWKLSSISKLDNGGYTLTYETPQGLVSLQSKSVVMTVPSHIASSLLRPLSAGAADSLSKFYYPPVAAVSISYPKEAIRTECLINDELKGFGQLHPRSQGVETLGTIYSSSLFPDRAPAGRVLLLNYIGGATNPGILSKTEGELIEAVDRDLRKMLINPNAKDPLALGVKVWPQAIPQFLIGHFDLLDAANAALKDTGFQGLFLGGNYVSGVALGRCVEGAYEVAAEVTKFLSQVAYK is encoded by the exons ATGAACACCCTCACGGACCTCCCCGCCCAATCGCTTCTCCTCCGCCCACGACTTCCGTACACGTCACCCTCCTCTCTCTTCCGCACACTCCCTCTCGCTCGCCGCAGCCCCACCGCACGCATTCGCTGCTCGATCGCCGAGGACTCGTCCGCCACCGCGATTTCTCCGCCTCACGCGGCGGCGGCGGAACACTCCTCCCCCTCAAATGTAGATTGCGTGGTCGTTGGCGGCGGAATCAGTGGCCTCTGCATCGCACAGGCACTCGCAACCAAACACTCCGACGTCGTTCCCAACGTCATCGTCACCGAGGCCAGAGACCGCGTCGGTGGCAACATCATCACCGTCGAGCGAGACGGTTATCTCTGGGAAGAAGGCCCCAATAGCTTCCAGCCCTCCGATGCCATGCTCACCATGATG GTGGATAGTGGATTAAAGGATGACTTAGTTTTGGGTGATCCTAATTCGCCGCGTTTTGTGTTGTGGAGTGGGAAATTAAGGCCAGTCCCCTCGAAGCCTGCTGACCTGCCTTTCTTTGACTTGATGAGCATTGGTGGCAAACTCAGGGCTGGCTTTGGTGCTCTCGGCATTCGCCCTCCTCCACCA GGGCGAGAGGAATCAGTCGAGGAGTTTGTGCGTCGTAATCTTGGTGATGAGGTTTTTGAACGGTTGATCGAGCCATTTTGTTCAG GTGTCTATGCGGGTGATCCTTCAAAACTAAGTATGAAAGCAGCATTTGGGAAAGTTTGGAATCTAGAGCAGAATGGTGGTAGTATCATTGGTGGCACTTTTAAAGCAATCCAGGAGAGAAATAAAGTTCCCAAGCCACCTCGAGATCC GAATCTACCAAAGCCAAAGGGCCAAACTGTTGGATCACTTAGGAAGGGACTCGCTATGTTGCCAAATGCAATTTCTACAAG GTTGGGTGGAAAAGTAAAATTGTCTTGGAAGCTTTCAAGTATCAGTAAATTGGATAATGGAGGTTACACTTTGACATATGAAACACCACAAGGATTGGTTTCTCTTCAAAGCAAAAGTGTTGTCATGACGGTTCCTTCCCATATTGCAAGCAGTTTGCTGCGTCCTTTATCT gCTGGTGCTGCAGAttcactttcaaaattttactacCCACCAGTTGCAGCGGTGTCCATTTCATATCCAAAAGAAGCAATTCGGACAGAATGCTTGATAAATGATGAATTAAAGGGGTTTGGTCAATTGCACCCACGCAGTCAAGGAGTGGAAACTTTAG GAACCATTTATAGCTCTTCACTTTTCCCTGATCGAGCACCAGCTGGAAGAGTTCTGCTATTGAACTACATTGGAGGGGCTACAAATCCTGGAATTTTGTCCAAG ACGGAGGGTGAACTTATTGAAGCAGTTGATAGAGATTTGCGGAAAATGCTCATAAACCCTAATGCAAAAGATCCACTTGCGTTGGGTGTGAAAGTGTGGCCACAAGCCATTCCACAGTTCTTGATTGGTCATTTTGATCTCCTTGATGCTGCAAATGCTGCTCTCAAAGATACTGGGTTTCAAGGGCTGTTTCTGGGGGGCAACTATGTATCTGGTGTAGCCTTGGGCCGATGTGTTGAGGGTGCTTATGAGGTTGCAGCTGAGGTGACTAAATTCCTATCACAGGTTGCATACAAGTAG